From the Candidatus Zixiibacteriota bacterium genome, the window AAGGTTACACTGATTTCGAAGTCATTTGGGGGAGCAGGTGCAATCGAGACAGCCGTGTTTGGCACAGGTCCGGCAGGTTTCTTCCAGTTTTTGCCGAAGCGCCTGCCGCGCCCGATGGCGGCGAACTTTCAGGTTGTTTTGTTGGATGCCAAGTTCATCAGCGACCGAGGCGGGTTCTTGTTCTGCCAGTTCGAGCTTCTCAATCAGTTCGGCGTATTCCGGTTTCAACGAGGGCAGGAGACCGCGAAAACACTCGCACAGCGCTGCCTCGTCAGCCGCAGTCGGCGCAGCTGCTGCTTCAGCATCGATTATGCGGTAATCGTGATGCTTGGCTATCGTAGCGCGGTGACGGTAGTAGTCAATGATGGCATTGTTCAACACCCGAAAGAACCAGGCCACCAACCGTTCATCAGCGTCGAATTCGGGTGCCGAGCGCAGGCTCTTGAGCAGACTGTC encodes:
- a CDS encoding sigma-70 family RNA polymerase sigma factor, with translation MNTPDLQPLLVQRERLLGYIRKRVAEPEVAEDILQDSLLKSLRSAPEFDADERLVAWFFRVLNNAIIDYYRHRATIAKHHDYRIIDAEAAAAPTAADEAALCECFRGLLPSLKPEYAELIEKLELAEQEPASVADELGIQQNNLKVRRHRARQALRQKLEETCRTCAKHGCLDCTCSPK